Proteins from one Podospora pseudocomata strain CBS 415.72m chromosome 4, whole genome shotgun sequence genomic window:
- a CDS encoding hypothetical protein (EggNog:ENOG503P91C; COG:S), translating into MFSIKALVTLLALGRISVSAAPAAVDSDTVVALDDTAYVWACQNTNWGQPCRLLEGLAGQCIGIPGDWDNSISAIRNQDKGRFQCVWYEHYDCQGASYSNQEDAKLNDGNGFWNDRISSWRCNRKQFRTAEAENTTEIEA; encoded by the exons ATGTTCAGCATCAAGGCCCTCGTCACtcttctcgccctcggccGCATCTCTGTCTCTGCTGCTCCCGCGGCCGTCGACAGCGACACCGTTGTCGCTCTCGACGACACTGCCTATGTCTGGGCTTGCCAGAACACCAACTGGGGCCAGCCGTGCCGCCTCCTCGAAGGTCTTGCAGGCCAGTGCA TTGGTATCCCCGGCGACTGGGACAACTCCATCAGCGCCATCCGCAACCAGGACAAGGGTCGCTTCCAGTGCGTGTGGTATGA GCATTACGACTGCCAGGGCGCTAGCTACAGCAACCAGGAGGATGCCAAGCTTAACGACGGCAACGGTTTCTGGAACGACCGCATCAGCTCCTGGCGCTGCAACCGCAAGCAGTTCCGCActgccgaggccgagaaCACCACTGAGATCGAGGCCTAA